A window of Streptomyces gilvosporeus contains these coding sequences:
- a CDS encoding carbonic anhydrase, with translation METFIQHARGRTARIAERREERESYGRLAAGQSPLALFITCSDSRVVPSLITGARPGELFELRTAGNAVPEYREGTAPSAEAATIEYALRVLGVADVVVCGHSHCGAVGAKIRGEDLTGVPAVRDWLDRQLSDALPKDEEPTVAAAVQQHVREQLGRLRRYPCVQERLAAGEVTLHGWFYEVHTGLVAAHQPASDLFLPL, from the coding sequence ATGGAGACCTTCATCCAGCATGCCCGCGGCCGCACGGCCCGGATCGCCGAACGGCGTGAGGAGCGGGAGTCCTATGGCCGGCTCGCCGCCGGGCAGTCCCCGCTCGCCCTGTTCATCACCTGCTCCGACTCGCGGGTCGTGCCGTCCCTGATCACCGGCGCGCGGCCCGGTGAGCTCTTCGAACTCCGTACGGCGGGCAATGCCGTCCCCGAGTACCGGGAAGGCACCGCGCCGAGCGCGGAGGCCGCCACCATCGAGTACGCCCTGCGGGTCCTGGGCGTCGCCGACGTCGTCGTCTGCGGTCATTCGCACTGCGGCGCGGTCGGCGCGAAGATCCGCGGCGAGGATCTGACCGGCGTCCCCGCCGTACGGGACTGGCTCGACCGGCAGCTGTCCGACGCGCTGCCGAAGGACGAGGAGCCGACGGTCGCCGCCGCGGTGCAGCAGCATGTGCGCGAACAGCTCGGCCGGTTGCGCCGCTACCCGTGTGTGCAGGAGCGGCTGGCCGCCGGCGAGGTGACGCTGCACGGCTGGTTCTACGAGGTGCACACCGGGCTGGTGGCCGCACACCAGCCGGCCTCCGACCTGTTCCTCCCGCTGTGA
- a CDS encoding SulP family inorganic anion transporter, which translates to MKNPRLAVFRADFAASLVVFLVAVPLCVGVAVASGVPAELGLVTGIVGGLLTGLLPGSSLQVSGPAAGLTVLVFEAVKEYGLGALGALVLAAGVLQLAMGALRLGRWFRAISVAVVQGMLAGIGLVLIAGQIYALMDAKAPGGGLANLGGLPGLVTATAGSGTALTALATGAATIAVLVLWPRWRPAAKILPAPLAAVALATTAVAVLDLPVARVRVSGLLSAIQPPGLADLGRLADIGVLGTVLAFTLIASAESLFSAAAVDRLHTGPRTDYDKELMAQGAGNAVCGALGALPMTAVIVRSAANVQAGARTKASRVLHGAWLLLFAAAFPAALGVVPVTALAGVLVHAGWKLIPLRELRPLWREHRGEAVVLLATAIAIVTVNMFEGVLIGLLMAVAKTAWETSHVHLEIDAPDGDGPVRVRALGNATFLRLPKLLDQLEALPRDREVALDLSGLRHLDHACGTALTNWAEAHRRSRERTAEPVS; encoded by the coding sequence ATGAAGAACCCACGACTCGCCGTCTTCCGGGCGGACTTCGCCGCCTCCCTCGTCGTCTTCCTGGTCGCCGTCCCGCTGTGCGTCGGGGTGGCGGTCGCCTCCGGCGTACCGGCCGAACTGGGGCTGGTCACCGGGATCGTCGGCGGCTTGCTCACCGGACTGCTGCCCGGCAGCAGTCTCCAGGTCAGCGGGCCGGCCGCCGGACTGACCGTGCTGGTCTTCGAAGCCGTCAAGGAATACGGCCTCGGGGCGCTGGGCGCCCTGGTGCTGGCGGCCGGTGTGCTCCAGCTGGCCATGGGCGCGCTCCGGCTCGGGCGATGGTTCAGGGCCATCTCGGTCGCCGTGGTCCAGGGCATGCTCGCCGGCATCGGCCTGGTCCTGATCGCCGGACAGATCTACGCCCTCATGGACGCCAAGGCCCCGGGCGGCGGCCTCGCCAACCTCGGCGGGCTGCCCGGCCTGGTCACCGCCACCGCGGGATCCGGGACCGCGCTGACCGCCCTCGCCACCGGTGCCGCCACCATCGCCGTCCTGGTGCTGTGGCCCCGCTGGCGGCCCGCCGCGAAGATCCTGCCGGCCCCGCTGGCCGCGGTGGCCCTGGCCACCACGGCGGTGGCGGTGCTGGACCTGCCGGTGGCCCGGGTGCGGGTCAGCGGACTGCTGTCGGCGATCCAGCCGCCCGGCCTCGCCGACCTGGGCCGGCTCGCCGATATCGGCGTCCTGGGCACGGTTTTGGCGTTCACCCTGATCGCGTCGGCGGAATCGCTGTTCAGCGCGGCGGCGGTGGACCGGCTGCACACCGGGCCGCGCACCGACTACGACAAGGAACTGATGGCCCAGGGCGCGGGCAACGCGGTCTGCGGGGCGCTCGGCGCGCTGCCGATGACCGCGGTGATCGTACGCAGCGCCGCCAACGTCCAGGCGGGCGCCCGGACCAAGGCGTCGCGGGTGCTGCACGGCGCTTGGCTGCTGCTCTTCGCGGCGGCCTTCCCCGCGGCGCTGGGCGTCGTGCCGGTGACCGCGCTGGCCGGCGTCCTCGTCCACGCGGGCTGGAAGCTGATCCCGCTGCGCGAACTGCGGCCGCTGTGGCGCGAACACCGCGGCGAGGCGGTTGTGCTGCTGGCCACCGCGATCGCCATCGTCACGGTCAATATGTTCGAAGGGGTCCTCATCGGGCTGCTGATGGCCGTGGCCAAGACGGCCTGGGAGACCTCGCACGTCCATCTCGAGATCGACGCCCCGGACGGCGACGGGCCGGTGCGCGTACGCGCGCTGGGCAACGCCACCTTCCTGCGGCTGCCCAAGCTCCTCGACCAGCTCGAGGCGCTCCCCCGGGACCGCGAGGTCGCCCTCGATCTCAGCGGTCTGCGCCATCTCGACCATGCCTGCGGAACGGCGCTGACGAACTGGGCCGAGGCGCACCGCCGCAGCCGCGAGCGGACGGCGGAACCGGTGTCCTGA
- a CDS encoding nitroreductase family deazaflavin-dependent oxidoreductase, whose protein sequence is MPLQGEYAASPAQWVRDQVALYESSGGTEGTTLRGLPVVILTTRGARSGKIRKSPLMRVERDGTYAVVASVGGAPEHPLWYRNVLADPRVELQDGPVRRDMTAREVTGEEKALWWGRAVEAFPDYADYQTKTERQIPVIVLEPAAAEH, encoded by the coding sequence ATGCCTCTTCAGGGTGAGTACGCGGCGAGCCCGGCGCAGTGGGTGCGCGATCAGGTTGCGCTGTACGAGAGCTCCGGCGGCACGGAGGGGACGACGTTAAGGGGCCTGCCGGTGGTGATCCTCACGACCCGGGGCGCCCGGAGCGGGAAGATCCGCAAGAGCCCGCTGATGCGGGTCGAGCGCGACGGCACCTACGCCGTGGTGGCCTCCGTGGGCGGCGCTCCCGAGCACCCCCTCTGGTACCGCAATGTGCTCGCCGACCCGCGGGTCGAGCTCCAGGACGGCCCGGTGCGCCGGGATATGACGGCCCGTGAGGTCACCGGGGAGGAGAAGGCCCTGTGGTGGGGCCGCGCGGTCGAGGCGTTCCCCGATTACGCCGACTACCAGACGAAGACCGAGCGGCAGATCCCGGTGATCGTGCTGGAGCCGGCGGCCGCGGAGCACTGA